The sequence below is a genomic window from Sphingobacterium sp. ML3W.
TTTGATTTCCTATTTTATGATATTTCTTACCTCTAAATTCTGGCTTTATTACATCTCCAAAAAACAACAATGGAATATGGAAGCGGTGTGGGTTCGACAATTCCCATTTCTCAGCAGGTAATCGATGTCCGTGATCTGCTACAACAACAAACAAAGTATTTTTATACCAGCTTTTACTTTTTGCCTGATTGATAAAATCATAAACCACAGAATCGGTATAATATGCTGTACTTCTAAATTTATCGGCATTCGTTTTAGTGCCAAATTTATAACCATCTTTCAAGTTAAATGGTTCATGATTGATTAACGTAAAAATGGTTGAAAAGAACGGCGTTTTTTCCGTATCAAAGTCATGCAGCATGCGATTTAAGACAACATGATCATACACTCCCCATGATGCACGATCTACATCAACCCCAAAGCTTGCATTATCAACCACTTTGGAAACGCCATGCATCAACATATAGGATTTAAAATTATAAAATTCACTTTGTCCACCATGATAAAATGAGCCGCGGTACCCCACGCTGCTTAGCTCTTGGCCAACAGCTGGTAAGTTTTCATGCTTATCAATATACTTGATAATACTCTCTGGACCTTGAGCAGGGAAAGCGCTAAAAATACCGACCATTCCTTTATCCGAACGATCTGCCGCAGCATAGATATGATCAAAAAAAACACCTTGGTTAATTAATTTTTCAATATTGGGTGTGACTCCCTTTTCACCCCCCATTGATTCAATCAGTCCCCCGACGAAACTTTCCAACATAATAAAAACTACATTTGGTCGATTTGTTGTTAATATCGAAATAGCTGAATCTGGATTTGCTTGAAATGCTGGTTTTAAAATAGCTTTCATTTCCGATTCATCACTATAAAATTGGTATGGACTTTTTAACCGTGTACTTTTAGAGAAATAATCACGCAGTAGCGCCCATTGTGTATTTACTGCTGCATGGTTATAGAAACTTTCCTCAGAGAAATATGCTTTACTGGGATTTAAAGTTGCTCTGCCATAGCCGCCTCGTATAAAGGTAAATAATAAGAGTGCACCAACCAAAAATTTAACAGCATTCTGCCACGGTAATTTAATGTTATAAAAGTGTACCTTTTTGAACATCCAACGATAGAGGAAGTAACCAGATACGATACCAACGATCATACCAAAAACAGGAAAAAATACTGGCGTGGACTCCGCTGAAGCAACAGCTCCTGAAGGAGATGCTAAAAAAGCATCAAAAGCACGTTTAGAGATTTTATCGCCCCATTCTCTATATATATTAATATTGATGAAAGAAACCACGAAGTAAATAACCAACAAACTAATGGTATAAACATCCAATACTTTTCTTTTAAAATGTACTTGAGGTAAGAAAGATAAAAGGCAATAAATGAAGAAAGGAATAGCACATATATAGGAGACTGCAGAAAAATCTAAACTGAGACCATGATAATAGATTCTAAAAACCTCCGACAAATTTTCAAACCCAATCTTCTCAAAAAAAGCGGTGATAAAAAGCAATCGATCGATAAAGCATATGAGCAGCCAAAATAAAAAGTATTGAGTCAGGGCCTTCAACTCATTGGCAATTCTATTCATTTTCAGTAATTTTTAAAACACGCAAATGTACGCTATTTCAGGAATAATAGATTGCTATGTGACGATTATGTTATAAAAATATTATCATATCATCAATTCTTGCACATAATATAACCTCCCCAAGTAAAGAATTATGAGTATAATGGCAAGTAATCAAGCTTAAAGAAGCAATTCCTTCTTACTTAACTGCTTCCTAATTATATTTATACTGCCATTACTAAAATCAAAATGTCAAGGAAATACACATTTTTTAAATAGAAATATTAAACTTCAATAAAACAACTAAATTCGTTAAATTTGCGAACGATTTTGAAAAAAAATTATCATGAGTATAGCAAAAACTTACAATCCTAAAGAAGCTGAAGACAAATGGTACAGCTATTGGATGGAGAATGGATTTTTCCGTTCTACACCTGATGAGCGTGAACCGTATACAATAGTAATGCCTCCTCCAAACGTCACTGGTGTATTACACATGGGACATATGTTGAACAATACCATTCAAGATGTATTGATTCGTCGCGCACGTATGCAAGGTAAAAATGCCTGTTGGGTACCGGGTACCGATCATGCATCTATTGCCACTGAAGCTAAGGTTGTCGCTATGCTGAAAGAGCAAGGAATTGATAAGAAATCATTATCGCGTGAAGACTTCCTAAAACATGCTTGGGAATGGAAAGAAAAATATGGTGGTATCATCTTAAAACAACTTGAGAAATTAGGCGCCTCATGTGATTGGGAACGCACAAAATTCACGATGGATGCTGATTTATCTGAATCGGTTATCGATACTTTTATCAAATTTTACAAAGAAGGTTATATCTATCGTGGTGTTCGCATGGTAAACTGGGATCCACAAGGAAAAACAGCTTTATCTGACGAAGAAGTAATTCGCAAGGAAGTAAATCAAAAATTATACTATATCCGTTATAAAATTAAGGATTCAGATGAACACATCATCATTGCAACGACTCGTCCTGAGACGATTATGGCTGATGCTGCTATCTGTATCAATCCAAATGATGAACGCTATGCACACCTAAAAGGCAAAACAGTACTTGTACCATTAGTTAATCGTGAAATTCCAATCATCGAAGATGAATACGTGGATATGGAATTTGGTACTGGTTGTTTAAAAGTAACTCCTGCACACGATTTAAACGATTATGCTCTAGGCCAAAAACATAATTTAGAAATCATCGATTTATTAAACGATGATGGAACTTTAAATGCCAATGCTCAAATTTTGGTAGGTGAAGATCGTTTCATTGCTCGTAAAAAAATCGCAAAACTCTTAGAAGAAGTTGATCAAATCGAAAAAATCGAAGATTACAAATCTCAAGTTGGCTTCTCGGAACGCACTGATGCTGCAATCGAACCGAAATTATCGATGCAATGGTGGTGTAAAATGGATAAACTAGCACAACCTGCATTGGATTATGTGGTTAGTGGAGAAGTAAATCTGATACCAGACAAGTTCACATCCAGCTATAAGCACTGGATGGAAAACGTGAAAGATTGGTGTATCTCTCGTCAGTTGTGGTGGGGACAGCGGATACCAGCTTGGTATAATGAGAAAAACGAATGGGTAGTTGCTAAAACTGAAGCTGAAGCTATTCAAGAGTTTGAGTCGCAAGGAAAAGCTACTGGAGCGATCCGTCAAGAAGAAGATGTACTGGATACCTGGTTCTCTTCTGGTTTATGGCCAATGTCAGTGTTCGACGGTGTCCGTAATCCTGAAAATGAAGAATTCAATTACTACTACCCGACCAATGATTTAGTTACTGCTCCCGAGATTCTTTTCTTCTGGGTAGCACGTATGATGATCATGGGGCATGCATATACAGGGAAAGCTCCTTTCAAAAATGTATACTTAACAGGTATCGTTCGCGATAAATTGGGACGCAAGATGTCTAAGTCATTAGGAAATTCTCCCGACCCCATTGAATTAATGGCACAATACGGTACAGATGGTGTACGTGTAGGTATGTTATTATCTTCTCCTGCCGGAAATGACTTGATGTTTGATGTTTCTTATTGTGAACAGGGCCGTAATTTTGCAAATAAAATCTGGAATGCCTTCCGTTTAGTAAAAGGATGGGAAACAACTGATACAGCTGCAACTGAGGCTCAAAAAACAGCTGCAAGATGGTTTGAAAGCAAATTCAATGCTACTTTAATAGAGATCGAAGATCACTTTAATAACTACCGTTTATCCGATGCCTTGATGTCTACGTACAAATTGGTGTGGGATGATTTCTGCGCTTGGTACTTAGAGTTGGTTAAACCAGCATATCAAGCCCCTATTGAAGCCGAAACTTTTGAAGTAGTAAAAGGATTTTTCAAACGCATATTAACCTTGGTACATCCATTTATGCCTTTCTTATCAGAAGAATTATGGCATGATGAATTATTCGGTGAACGCGATGCAAAAGATTGTATCATCGTTGCGGACTATCCAACTGTAGGTGAAATCGACCAAAAAATAATTAAAGAGTTCACCATCGTACAACAGATTATTTCTGAAGTTCGAAATATCAGAAATACGAAACAGATCTCTCCAAAAATTGCTTTGCCTTTAGCTATCAATTCAAGTGAAATTGAATTCACGAGTTACCAAGATAGCATCATCAAATTGGCAAATATTGAAACATTAACTTTTGTTCAGGAAAAAGTTAATGGCGCTATCAGTTTCTTAGCAGGCAAAGAAGAATGCTATGTTGCACTTGCAGAAAATATCGATGTTGATGCGGAGCGTGAAAGAATTACAAAAGAAATTGATTATTTAAAAGGTTTCTTGGTTTCTGTAGATAAGAAGTTATCGAACGAGCGTTTTGTTCAGAATGCGAAACCTGAAATTATTCAAAACGAACAGAATAAAAAAGCAGATGCTGAATCTAAGATTAAAATCTTGGCTGAAAACTTAGCAAGTCTATCATAAAAAATATTACTAAAAAGAGGCCAACTTTCTTATCGAAAGTTGGCCTCTTTTGTTAGACAGAATAGGACATAGAATCAAAAAAGCCATACTCAATAGTTGGAATTAAAATTGCATTGTAAAAACAGATCGCAAAAGAAAATTATATAGATAAAAAACAATAACGGTTAATAAATGAAAAAAACAATGTTTTTGCTCTTATTTGTCCTTACTTCTTTATTTGTTCGTGCACAAGAGCAACCTACTGCTTATGCAGTATACGATGAGTTCGATTTATGGAATTTTAGCAAAGGTGATACAGCTTATATTTTTGCTGACATCGCTTATATCCGTAGTAATGCCAGCACCAATGCTACACTCATTGATTCTATAACAGCGGGAAATAGTGTTGTAATTGCCAGCGAAGGATATAATGGAAATACTATAAGAGGGTTCCATGCACCTTGGTATAAAATAACGTACATAAAAAACAACGTTGAGAAAGAAGGGTTCATTTGGCTAGGCCTTTTGGCTCTCAATAGTATCCAGAACGAAGATGGTGAGCAATTTATTTATGGATTTAAAAAATTCAAACCATCTACTGAATATGCTGCAGCTTATTATGAGGCTCAGATAAAGGTGTTTAATAAGGAAAAGAATTGTATTGCACGTGCCGATTATCAAGCAGATGTAAATGATCAACTCGGTACAGAAACAAAAATCCTACCGGCAATGGGATTGAAAAACATCAAAAACATTCATCGCTCAGCATTTCTAAGTGAATCTTGCGGAGTATCAACCCAATATTATTATTTCGCATGGAATGGTCATGAGCTGATTCATTTTCCGAATAAAATGACAGTTTCTGACGCAGGTGTATTCTATCATGACGAAACCATTCTTTTCCCCTCAGAACATTTAGGCGACCAAAATATGATTATTAAAAGGATTATAGAGGGTGAAAACACAAGTGAAGATATGGAAGACCCTAAATATCAAGAAACTAAAAGCCAGATTAATTATATCTGGGATGGGACTACTTTGAGTGAAATCATGGAAATGCGTTGATTAACTTGTAATGATAATGCGCTATTCACCATTTAACAAAAGATATTCACCGATTGTTTCCGGCCGTTTACCTAATGGGAATGTCGATTAATTGCGGTAATAATTATCTTTGAACAAATATTAAAATAATAGATATGATCCTAATAGCAGTATTACTACCCTGGTTATCCTTCTTTTTAAGGGGAAAAATATTTTCTGGAATCTTATGTTTGATTTTGCAGTGTACACTTATCGGTTGGTTGCCCGCGGCTATATGGGCTGTGGCTTCCCGAGTTGATGGTAAAAACAAATCTAGATTTAAAGAAATTAAACGTCAACAACGTTTTTAACATTTTTTTAGCAACAATTATTGATTGAAAGTGTTTATATTTAAAAACAACATCAATTTAAAAATCAATACATTATGGGCATAAAAGAAACATTTTCTATTAATGGAGAGAATCTATTAAAAAAGATTAAAGAGCTCATTGCTGAAGGCAATGTGACCAAAATCAGTATTTCTGATAAGTCTGGAAAAGAAATTATGAGTTTCCCGGTGACTGTAGGTGCTATTGGGCTGATATTCGCACCAATATTTGCTGCTATTGGTGCTATGGCAGCACTATTAACAGAGTGCAAAATAACCGTTGAAAGAAAAGTAAAGGATACGGATGACCACGATCAAAACGCGGACGATACATCACAAAATATTGAAGTAAAATAATTTCGATACTAAAGGGAGAAACTGCATTCTCCCTTTTGCATATTGCTAACTAAGTACGGTATCCCTTACCTCGACTTGTTTCCAATATTTACTATATTGATCAATCCCCGCCAAATGATCAGGATGTACTTCATATGCTGTTATCGCTTCTAGACTTGAAAAGGTTAACATCACGTGGTACGAAAATGAATTATCAACCACGTCTCTTGCATTAGTACCTGCAGGTTTACCAATATGGCAAGATTCTACGCCTGGTACTTTTTTTAAAATCTCAAAAAAGTTTAAAAAGTCTTTTTCTTCTTTTTCCTGAATACCATCTTTTAGCCAGAAATATACACTGTGAAAGATATACCCTGCCTTAAATCCATCGCTTGTTTCCATATTTTTAATTTCTTTTTCTGTATTTGCACATGAGGCTAAAACTGTTCCTGCAGCGCCCGCAAGCACCAATGATTTTAAAAATTTTTTACGTTCCATTATTTTATAATTGATCTATCTAAGATACATAGAAAAAAACAGATGGACAATCTTAAATTCATGGTAAACAATACAGGGTATTTTATAGAAATAAGGCATTATTTTTGATTAATATCCTTAACATTGCAAATATATTTCTCTATAAGCAGTTATCAGGGAAAAACTTAAACATTCACATCCCTTCTAAAGGTAAGCGTAGCGTTATTAGGAATAAAAGTATAAACATATTTACTTGTTTTACGTTATCATATTAAATTAAGGGTTCATAAAAGACTAATACATATTTTGAATAAATTTAGCCGTATCGCATTAAAGACCCTATTATGGATTGTTGGATCTGTAATCGGACTTCTACTTCTAATTATTTTTTTAATTCGACTTCCTTCCGTGCAAAATTATATTGCAGGAAAAGTGACTAGCTATGTAGAAGGGAAAATTGGCACTCCCTTCCATATCGGAAGTATCAATATCGAATTTCCTAAAAAACTAGTTCTTGAAAACATCTACCTTGAAGACCAATCAAGAGATACATTAGTGGCTGGCGAAGCAATTAAAGTCGATATCAATATGATGAAATTGCTGAACAACACCGTGGAGATCCAACAATTGGAAGCGACAGGTATTACGGCAAAAATTCGTCGTTCTCTCCCAGATAGTAGCTTTAACTTCGACTATATTATCAAAGCATTTGCTGGTCCTGAAAATAAGGATACCAAGACCGATACCTCTTCTGCAATGGTTTTCAATATGGACAAGGTACTCTTCGAGCGTTTCCATATTGTCTATGCAGATGATGTAATTGGCACCAGTGCTGATGTCTATTTGAAACATTTC
It includes:
- a CDS encoding YqaE/Pmp3 family membrane protein: MILIAVLLPWLSFFLRGKIFSGILCLILQCTLIGWLPAAIWAVASRVDGKNKSRFKEIKRQQRF
- a CDS encoding Dabb family protein: MERKKFLKSLVLAGAAGTVLASCANTEKEIKNMETSDGFKAGYIFHSVYFWLKDGIQEKEEKDFLNFFEILKKVPGVESCHIGKPAGTNARDVVDNSFSYHVMLTFSSLEAITAYEVHPDHLAGIDQYSKYWKQVEVRDTVLS
- a CDS encoding DUF4342 domain-containing protein, translating into MGIKETFSINGENLLKKIKELIAEGNVTKISISDKSGKEIMSFPVTVGAIGLIFAPIFAAIGAMAALLTECKITVERKVKDTDDHDQNADDTSQNIEVK
- a CDS encoding SH3 domain-containing protein, which codes for MKKTMFLLLFVLTSLFVRAQEQPTAYAVYDEFDLWNFSKGDTAYIFADIAYIRSNASTNATLIDSITAGNSVVIASEGYNGNTIRGFHAPWYKITYIKNNVEKEGFIWLGLLALNSIQNEDGEQFIYGFKKFKPSTEYAAAYYEAQIKVFNKEKNCIARADYQADVNDQLGTETKILPAMGLKNIKNIHRSAFLSESCGVSTQYYYFAWNGHELIHFPNKMTVSDAGVFYHDETILFPSEHLGDQNMIIKRIIEGENTSEDMEDPKYQETKSQINYIWDGTTLSEIMEMR
- a CDS encoding valine--tRNA ligase — translated: MSIAKTYNPKEAEDKWYSYWMENGFFRSTPDEREPYTIVMPPPNVTGVLHMGHMLNNTIQDVLIRRARMQGKNACWVPGTDHASIATEAKVVAMLKEQGIDKKSLSREDFLKHAWEWKEKYGGIILKQLEKLGASCDWERTKFTMDADLSESVIDTFIKFYKEGYIYRGVRMVNWDPQGKTALSDEEVIRKEVNQKLYYIRYKIKDSDEHIIIATTRPETIMADAAICINPNDERYAHLKGKTVLVPLVNREIPIIEDEYVDMEFGTGCLKVTPAHDLNDYALGQKHNLEIIDLLNDDGTLNANAQILVGEDRFIARKKIAKLLEEVDQIEKIEDYKSQVGFSERTDAAIEPKLSMQWWCKMDKLAQPALDYVVSGEVNLIPDKFTSSYKHWMENVKDWCISRQLWWGQRIPAWYNEKNEWVVAKTEAEAIQEFESQGKATGAIRQEEDVLDTWFSSGLWPMSVFDGVRNPENEEFNYYYPTNDLVTAPEILFFWVARMMIMGHAYTGKAPFKNVYLTGIVRDKLGRKMSKSLGNSPDPIELMAQYGTDGVRVGMLLSSPAGNDLMFDVSYCEQGRNFANKIWNAFRLVKGWETTDTAATEAQKTAARWFESKFNATLIEIEDHFNNYRLSDALMSTYKLVWDDFCAWYLELVKPAYQAPIEAETFEVVKGFFKRILTLVHPFMPFLSEELWHDELFGERDAKDCIIVADYPTVGEIDQKIIKEFTIVQQIISEVRNIRNTKQISPKIALPLAINSSEIEFTSYQDSIIKLANIETLTFVQEKVNGAISFLAGKEECYVALAENIDVDAERERITKEIDYLKGFLVSVDKKLSNERFVQNAKPEIIQNEQNKKADAESKIKILAENLASLS
- a CDS encoding LTA synthase family protein; translated protein: MNRIANELKALTQYFLFWLLICFIDRLLFITAFFEKIGFENLSEVFRIYYHGLSLDFSAVSYICAIPFFIYCLLSFLPQVHFKRKVLDVYTISLLVIYFVVSFININIYREWGDKISKRAFDAFLASPSGAVASAESTPVFFPVFGMIVGIVSGYFLYRWMFKKVHFYNIKLPWQNAVKFLVGALLLFTFIRGGYGRATLNPSKAYFSEESFYNHAAVNTQWALLRDYFSKSTRLKSPYQFYSDESEMKAILKPAFQANPDSAISILTTNRPNVVFIMLESFVGGLIESMGGEKGVTPNIEKLINQGVFFDHIYAAADRSDKGMVGIFSAFPAQGPESIIKYIDKHENLPAVGQELSSVGYRGSFYHGGQSEFYNFKSYMLMHGVSKVVDNASFGVDVDRASWGVYDHVVLNRMLHDFDTEKTPFFSTIFTLINHEPFNLKDGYKFGTKTNADKFRSTAYYTDSVVYDFINQAKSKSWYKNTLFVVVADHGHRLPAEKWELSNPHRFHIPLLFFGDVIKPEFRGKKYHKIGNQTDMVATLLHQLGLSSERYHWSRDLLNPTTPQIAFYNSKDAFGVITPEQAVSFDNVGKIINYKQNSNFPHAKTDSLLNIGKAYYQEVYHEFLKY